The proteins below come from a single Gimesia alba genomic window:
- a CDS encoding transposase, whose translation MIFVDRHGTPVAIDTESARRSEVKLIEPLLEKITLQNRQPERLVYDKAADSDSLRKRLMEKNIDLICPHRKSRVKPPTQDGRKLPRFKRRWIVERSIAWLHNYRRIVTRWEYHDYLYESFVILGCLFTLLKRF comes from the coding sequence ATGATTTTTGTCGATCGTCACGGGACACCTGTGGCGATCGACACAGAATCGGCCCGTCGTAGCGAAGTCAAGCTGATCGAACCGCTGCTTGAAAAAATCACATTGCAAAATCGACAACCCGAGCGACTTGTTTATGACAAAGCCGCCGATTCGGACTCGTTGCGCAAACGGCTGATGGAAAAGAATATCGATCTGATCTGCCCGCATCGAAAATCGAGAGTCAAACCGCCGACGCAAGATGGTCGAAAGCTTCCACGCTTCAAACGACGTTGGATTGTGGAACGCAGTATTGCCTGGCTCCACAACTATCGTCGCATTGTCACGCGCTGGGAATATCACGATTACCTCTACGAAAGCTTTGTAATTCTTGGGTGTTTATTTACACTATTAAAAAGGTTTTGA
- a CDS encoding transposase, translated as MYMTLVWWPKRKRVSTKTASRTERPVVLTDKQWSLVAKLFPWTPPSKKGGRPKAHPRDCLEGILWILVTGARWKDLPREYPSKATCHRRFQQWTIEGRLLSAWQIILERMDDAGQIDFSETFADGTFASAKKGVEELARLVVAKAQRS; from the coding sequence ATGTATATGACGCTGGTCTGGTGGCCCAAACGAAAACGGGTTTCCACAAAAACAGCGTCCAGGACGGAACGCCCGGTCGTTTTGACCGATAAACAATGGTCTTTAGTCGCAAAACTGTTTCCCTGGACTCCCCCTTCCAAAAAGGGAGGACGTCCAAAAGCCCATCCACGAGATTGCCTGGAAGGCATTCTCTGGATTTTGGTGACAGGAGCACGATGGAAAGATTTACCAAGAGAGTATCCCTCAAAAGCGACGTGCCATCGACGTTTCCAGCAATGGACGATCGAAGGGCGGCTCTTATCTGCCTGGCAAATCATCTTGGAACGAATGGATGATGCTGGCCAGATTGATTTCTCGGAAACCTTTGCTGATGGCACTTTTGCCTCGGCAAAAAAAGGGGTAGAAGAGTTGGCCCGACTCGTCGTGGCAAAGGCACAAAGGTCATGA
- the sigJ gene encoding RNA polymerase sigma factor SigJ, with protein sequence MNSSIALETFETYRESMLGLAYRMTGSRVEAEDIVQEACLKWLDVDHAAIQVPRAWLMKVTTRLALDYLKSARVQRMSYVGPWLPEPYLADENTPAEELELDESISMALLVLLDQLSPAERASYILHDLFQYRFNEIGEILERSESSCRKLASRARAKLGSKHLKSEQSRDEHLQLLAAFSEAVKRGETEELVSLLKEDATFISDGGGKAIAARKVVCGAALITRFFMKAVRPAFIAGAEEDVRVEMSWFNGAPGLIIYQAGVPVSAYQFEVEQNKICGIYALRNPDKLTFFVGR encoded by the coding sequence GTGAATTCTTCCATTGCGTTAGAGACGTTTGAAACGTATCGCGAATCGATGCTGGGTCTGGCGTATCGGATGACCGGTTCGCGGGTCGAAGCGGAAGACATCGTGCAGGAAGCGTGTCTGAAATGGCTGGATGTTGATCACGCGGCGATTCAAGTGCCGCGGGCCTGGCTGATGAAAGTGACCACGCGGCTGGCGCTGGATTATCTGAAAAGCGCCCGGGTACAGCGGATGTCGTATGTGGGGCCCTGGTTGCCAGAGCCTTATCTGGCAGATGAGAATACGCCGGCAGAGGAACTGGAGCTGGACGAATCGATTTCGATGGCGCTATTGGTATTGCTGGATCAGCTCTCGCCGGCCGAGCGGGCCAGTTATATTTTGCACGATCTGTTTCAGTATCGTTTTAACGAGATTGGAGAGATTCTGGAGCGGAGTGAAAGTTCCTGTCGCAAACTGGCGAGTCGGGCTCGCGCGAAGTTGGGGTCAAAACATCTGAAATCTGAACAGAGTCGCGACGAGCATCTGCAATTGCTGGCAGCATTTTCGGAGGCAGTGAAACGGGGCGAGACGGAAGAACTGGTATCACTGTTAAAAGAAGATGCGACATTCATTTCCGACGGGGGCGGCAAAGCGATTGCCGCGCGCAAGGTGGTTTGCGGGGCCGCTCTGATTACCCGGTTCTTTATGAAAGCGGTACGTCCCGCATTCATCGCAGGGGCAGAAGAGGACGTCCGAGTGGAGATGTCCTGGTTCAACGGCGCTCCCGGATTGATCATCTATCAGGCGGGTGTGCCGGTTTCAGCCTATCAGTTTGAAGTGGAACAGAACAAAATCTGCGGTATTTACGCCCTGCGAAATCCGGACAAATTAACGTTTTTTGTGGGCCGTTGA
- a CDS encoding DUF1559 domain-containing protein — MLKLLSKRRGFTLIELLVVIAIIAILIALLLPAVQQAREAARRSTCKNNMKQIGLALHNYHDTFRAFPIGSQTSYYRANWRSSILPYLDQAPAYNQLTQKAHSQHGFASGNGNSASGYNTENAVLNNFYVPVYKCPSSTADAFYTGGSPVSNNGKTSPNAALGTETGMTMDYVGISGSYSGVAPFNTKCGSTVYGGNWCNSGLMMIADSARMRDCKDGTSNTMIIGEDSGLVDNKDYRSNYYGGWAGHLGLSGWGTGVNTIRYNPNPPTAPTGGNQTYTPNNPLTSEHVGGIHGLLADGAVRFISNNVDIETLRRLGMKNDNLVLGEF, encoded by the coding sequence ATGTTGAAATTATTAAGTAAGCGACGAGGGTTTACCCTCATTGAATTGCTTGTTGTGATTGCGATTATTGCGATTCTGATTGCACTGTTGTTGCCCGCTGTCCAGCAGGCACGCGAAGCAGCTCGGCGTTCGACCTGTAAAAACAATATGAAGCAGATCGGGCTGGCACTGCATAATTACCACGATACGTTTCGCGCTTTTCCTATTGGTTCTCAAACGTCTTATTATCGGGCCAACTGGCGATCTTCGATTTTGCCTTATCTTGACCAGGCCCCCGCTTACAATCAGTTGACTCAAAAAGCGCATTCTCAGCACGGCTTTGCTTCCGGGAATGGGAATTCGGCCTCTGGTTACAATACCGAAAACGCTGTACTGAATAATTTCTATGTGCCCGTTTATAAATGTCCTTCGAGTACTGCTGACGCATTTTATACAGGTGGCAGCCCGGTTTCGAATAATGGAAAAACGTCGCCGAATGCCGCACTGGGTACAGAGACCGGGATGACGATGGACTATGTAGGCATCAGCGGTTCTTATTCTGGCGTTGCTCCATTCAACACAAAATGTGGCAGTACCGTCTATGGCGGAAACTGGTGTAACAGCGGTCTGATGATGATCGCAGATTCTGCCCGGATGCGTGATTGTAAAGACGGGACTTCGAATACCATGATCATCGGCGAAGATTCCGGTCTGGTCGATAACAAAGATTATCGGAGTAATTATTATGGTGGCTGGGCCGGTCATCTGGGGCTCTCAGGCTGGGGAACTGGTGTGAATACCATTCGCTACAACCCTAATCCGCCGACAGCACCTACCGGGGGAAATCAAACCTACACGCCGAATAACCCGCTAACTTCAGAGCACGTGGGAGGCATTCATGGCTTACTGGCAGACGGAGCCGTTCGATTCATTTCGAATAATGTCGATATCGAAACACTCCGCCGGTTAGGTATGAAAAATGATAATCTGGTCCTCGGCGAATTCTAA
- a CDS encoding carboxypeptidase-like regulatory domain-containing protein, with protein MSFYFSSSQGTRISNSAIEQKHLRALIFPMVCVFFVCIFSGCGGGAETVPSGTASGTVKLDGKPLSQARINFVSSTTGAGVYADLQSDGSYELPNAIPEGDYRVFFTSAGLGDAPPSESGNPEQKDALKDVPKKYQSEQSTDLQALIKEGENTFDFDLKP; from the coding sequence ATGTCGTTTTATTTTAGCAGTTCTCAAGGGACTCGAATTTCAAATTCTGCGATAGAACAGAAGCACCTGCGTGCATTGATATTCCCAATGGTATGTGTGTTCTTCGTCTGTATCTTCAGTGGCTGCGGAGGTGGTGCGGAGACGGTTCCTTCAGGGACGGCCAGTGGAACGGTCAAACTGGATGGCAAACCACTTTCCCAGGCGCGGATCAATTTCGTGTCCTCGACGACCGGGGCCGGGGTTTATGCTGACTTGCAGTCAGATGGTTCGTATGAATTGCCGAACGCGATTCCTGAAGGCGACTACCGCGTCTTTTTCACATCTGCGGGACTGGGTGATGCACCGCCTTCGGAATCAGGGAATCCGGAACAGAAAGACGCACTCAAGGATGTGCCCAAGAAATATCAGAGTGAACAGTCGACCGACTTGCAGGCACTGATCAAAGAGGGCGAAAATACATTCGACTTTGATCTGAAACCATAA
- a CDS encoding DUF1559 domain-containing protein → MKALFLKRRQGFTLIELLVVIAIIAILIALLLPAVQQAREAARRSTCKNNLKQIGLALHNYHDTFRTFPPATVRRQGATTEWETSMISWQARILPYMDQAPLFNQIDWSVEPGRSGTPNTDARKVELPAYRCPSDPGDRGKTGQSDYGPTNYVTSTADTGSYAAGGSTYQNNGRSVMFLNSKTQLKDIEDGSSNTMLVAECVVGHPHSNVNATSGTVCTGTADQKRRGYSWFYGREMWSWSYTTLIGPNSDLQECASSTGGTSLLGARSKHVGGVHTLLGDGRVRFVSENIHLGTWQDLGNKADGNVIGEF, encoded by the coding sequence ATGAAAGCATTATTTCTGAAGCGTCGTCAGGGATTTACGTTGATTGAATTGCTGGTGGTGATTGCCATCATCGCGATTCTGATCGCTCTGCTGTTACCGGCAGTGCAGCAGGCACGGGAAGCAGCCCGTCGTTCGACCTGCAAGAATAATCTGAAGCAGATCGGTCTGGCACTACATAATTATCACGATACATTTCGGACGTTTCCTCCCGCTACCGTGCGTCGTCAGGGAGCCACCACCGAATGGGAAACCAGCATGATCAGCTGGCAAGCCCGGATTTTACCTTACATGGACCAGGCGCCCCTGTTCAATCAGATTGACTGGAGCGTTGAGCCGGGACGATCGGGAACCCCCAATACCGATGCCCGGAAAGTGGAATTGCCCGCTTATCGCTGTCCCAGCGATCCGGGTGACCGTGGTAAGACGGGACAGTCTGATTACGGTCCGACGAACTATGTCACGAGTACTGCTGACACGGGAAGTTATGCGGCCGGAGGGAGCACCTATCAGAACAATGGTCGTTCTGTGATGTTCCTGAACAGTAAGACGCAACTCAAGGATATCGAAGACGGCAGCTCGAACACGATGCTGGTGGCAGAGTGTGTCGTGGGCCATCCTCATTCCAACGTCAACGCCACTTCCGGAACAGTCTGTACGGGAACCGCCGACCAGAAACGCCGCGGTTATTCCTGGTTCTACGGACGTGAGATGTGGTCGTGGAGCTATACGACTCTGATCGGTCCCAACTCCGATTTACAGGAGTGTGCTTCAAGCACCGGTGGAACATCACTGCTGGGAGCCCGCAGTAAACACGTGGGTGGCGTTCACACGCTGCTGGGTGATGGTCGTGTTCGCTTTGTCTCTGAAAACATTCACCTCGGAACCTGGCAGGATCTGGGGAATAAAGCGGATGGTAACGTGATCGGAGAGTTCTAA